One Astyanax mexicanus isolate ESR-SI-001 chromosome 3, AstMex3_surface, whole genome shotgun sequence genomic region harbors:
- the cbx2 gene encoding chromobox protein homolog 2, whose amino-acid sequence MEELSAVGEQVFDAECILNKRLRKGKLEYLVKWRGWSAKHNSWEPQENLLDPRLLAAFNKREQERELLLQKRGKRPRGRPRKITEDTVPTVSKSSSSSSSSSSSGSSSSSSSSSSSSSSSSEEDDDDDDDNDVNGDRKPKPSPRPRELDPVPQKKAQIVMAKPDPPKKKRGRKPLTPELKALKQSQAKCIRKPMPKDPLSDLRGSIKKPLMPASFTYTGMNRAASREPLAVQSRGSFTHNSPAKSSPNTQGTGRPAGSLGRLSQGKSTADFKLSDMGSGGLDLKASACKSPGVASLSLHNSKLTACSTNGQATGGTPNWTKKQETPTQSPMQRSNSNKPATTALSSVKSSSNLSTSTQPASLHVASKIEKGTGSSVVGVSIQGSVHRNSGSAVRKGPAQEKSLLINPASQAAGLGMVGTRNNIIPVGIDRVKSEDSSDPAEKLGKANQGRHQKSFPSTLDRNGLKDGTKAGKTLSEMSTGEEGTSSESEPDSSFSSKSQDLPIGINTSQDWRPTRSLIEHVFVTDVTANLVTVTVKESPTSVGFFGIRNF is encoded by the exons ATGGAGGAGCTGAGCGCGGTTGGAGAGCAGGTTTTTGATGCCGAGTGCATTCTAAACAAAAGGCTGCGGAAG GGGAAGTTGGAGTATCTGGTGAAGTGGAGAGGATGGTCGGCCAA GCACAATAGCTGGGAGCCGCAGGAGAACCTCCTTGACCCGAGACTGCTGGCTGCGTTTAACAAGAG GGAGCAGGAACGAGAACTGCTGCTCCAGAAACGAGGAAAACGGCCTCGTGGACGACCACGAAAAATTACG GAAGACACTGTTCCAACAGTCTCGAAATCAAGTAGTtcctcatcatcttcatcttcatctggttcatcatcctcctcctcctcctcctcctcctcttcttcttcttcctctgagGAGGATGATGACGACGATGATGACAATGACGTTAACGGTGACAGAAAGCCGAAGCCAAGTCCCCGTCCAAGGGAGCTGGATCCTGTTCCACAGAAAAAGGCACAGATTGTAATGGCTAAACCTGACCCTCCAAAAAAGAAGCGAGGCAGGAAGCCGTTGACACCGGAGCTGAAGGCCTTGAAGCAGAGTCAGGCCAAGTGTATACGAAAGCCCATGCCTAAAGACCCTCTGTCTGACCTGCGAGGCAGTATCAAGAAACCCCTCATGCCTGCCAGCTTCACCTACACAGGTATGAATCGGGCTGCCAGTAGAGAACCTCTTGCAGTGCAGAGCAGAGGGTCATTcacccacaattcacctgcaaAGAGTTCCCCAAACACTCAGGGTACTGGGCGCCCTGCGGGATCACTTGGCCGGCTGTCGCAAGGGAAAAGCACAGCAGATTTTAAACTGTCAGACATGGGGAGCGGAGGATTGGATTTAAAAGCATCAGCATGCAAGTCGCCGGGGGTGGCGTCACTGAGCTTGCACAACTCAAAGCTTACTGCATGCAGTACCAACGGACAGGCAACAGGTGGAACTCCAAACTGGACAAAAAAGCAGGAAACTCCTACACAGAGCCCTATGCAACGATCAAACAGCAACAAACCTGCTACGACTGCTTTGTCCTCTGTAAAAAGCTCCAGCAACCTGTCCACAAGCACCCAGCCTGCAAGCCTACATGTTGCAAGCAAAATTGAAAAAGGTACAGGCTCCTCTGTAGTTGGCGTCAGCATCCAAGGCTCTGTCCATCGAAACTCTGGAAGTGCAGTAAGAAAAGGCCCAGCACAAGAGAAAAGCCTTTTGATAAATCCAGCCAGTCAAGCAGCTGGATTAGGAATGGTGGGTACACGCAACAATATCATCCCAGTTGGAATAGACAGGGTTAAATCAGAAGATTCCAGCGACCCGGCAGAAAAACTCGGAAAAGCAAATCAAGGAAGGCATCAGAAGAGCTTCCCCTCTACCTTGGACAGAAATGGTTTGAAAGATGGAACCAAGGCAGGAAAAACGCTGAGTGAAATGAGCACAGGAGAAGAAGGAACCAGTTCAGAGTCCGAGCCAGATTCTTCCTTCTCCAGCAAAAGTCAGGATCTTCCAATTGGCATAAACACCAGCCAGGACTGGAGGCCCACACGCAGCCTGATTGAACACGTCTTTGTCACTGACGTCACCGCCAACCTCGTCACGGTAACCGTGAAGGAGTCGCCCACCAGTGTTGGCTTCTTTGGCATTCGGAATTTCTAA